The Streptomyces sp. P9-A4 genome contains a region encoding:
- a CDS encoding polysaccharide deacetylase family protein produces the protein MAKGVHRSSRALGAALAFAALAAAATACSAGTEPAGGPPAPAAGQQAQGQGAAGALNAYVEKVREQRAARVLAAKKWGLARPPLEAPAPPAVKPRITTRKGFETDGEGLPPVFTTVPTKQKVVFLTIDDGAEKDPALLRMMNDLRIPYSAFLSDYVVKDDYAYFARMQKSQPGGIALNNHTLNHRYLPGLSYSEQKREICGMQDVIEKRFGKRPPLFRPPYGNYNEDTLRAAKSCGVKAVPLWASEAFPDHMEWREWDRDLHPGDIVLTHFRGKEDWKGTMPDMIRRVMNVITAKGYAVAKLEDYV, from the coding sequence GCCTTCGCCGCCCTCGCCGCCGCCGCCACGGCCTGCTCCGCCGGCACCGAGCCGGCCGGCGGCCCGCCCGCACCCGCCGCCGGACAGCAGGCCCAGGGGCAGGGTGCCGCCGGCGCGCTCAACGCGTACGTCGAGAAGGTCCGCGAGCAGCGGGCCGCCCGCGTCCTCGCCGCCAAGAAGTGGGGCCTGGCCCGGCCCCCGCTCGAAGCGCCCGCCCCGCCCGCCGTCAAGCCGAGGATCACCACCCGCAAGGGCTTCGAGACGGACGGCGAAGGCCTGCCGCCGGTCTTCACCACCGTGCCGACCAAGCAGAAGGTCGTGTTCCTGACGATCGACGACGGCGCGGAGAAGGATCCCGCGCTGCTGCGGATGATGAACGACCTCCGGATCCCGTACAGCGCCTTCCTCAGCGACTACGTCGTCAAGGACGACTACGCCTACTTCGCCCGCATGCAGAAGTCGCAGCCGGGCGGGATCGCCCTGAACAACCACACCCTCAACCACCGCTACCTGCCCGGACTGTCGTACAGCGAGCAGAAGCGCGAGATCTGCGGCATGCAGGACGTCATCGAGAAGCGCTTCGGCAAACGCCCGCCGCTCTTCCGCCCCCCGTACGGCAACTACAACGAGGACACCCTGCGCGCCGCGAAGTCCTGCGGCGTCAAGGCCGTCCCGCTGTGGGCCTCCGAGGCCTTCCCCGACCACATGGAGTGGCGCGAGTGGGACCGGGACCTGCACCCCGGCGACATCGTGCTCACCCACTTCCGGGGCAAGGAGGACTGGAAGGGCACGATGCCGGACATGATCCGCAGGGTGATGAACGTGATCACGGCCAAGGGGTACGCGGTCGCCAAGCTCGAGGACTACGTGTGA